Proteins from one Lonchura striata isolate bLonStr1 chromosome 28, bLonStr1.mat, whole genome shotgun sequence genomic window:
- the AP1M1 gene encoding AP-1 complex subunit mu-1 — protein sequence MSASAVYVLDLKGKVLICRNYRGDVDMSEVEHFMPILMEKEEEGTLSPILAHGGVRFMWIKHNNLYLVATSKKNACVSLVFSFLYKVVQVFSEYFKELEEESIRDNFVIIYELLDELMDFGYPQTTDSKILQEYITQEGHKLETGAPRPPATVTNAVSWRSEGIKYRKNEVFLDVIESVNLLVSANGNVLRSEIVGSIKMRVFLSGMPELRLGLNDKVLFDNTGRGKSKSVELEDVKFHQCVRLSRFENDRTISFIPPDGEFELMSYRLNTHVKPLIWIESVIEKHSHSRIEYMIKAKSQFKRRSTANNVEIHIPVPNDADSPKFKTTVGSVKWVPENSEIVWSIKSFPGGKEYLMRAHFGLPSVEAEDKEGKPPISVKFEIPYFTTSGIQVRYLKIIEKSGYQALPWVRYITQNGDYQLRTQ from the exons ATGTCGGCCAGCGCCGTCTATGTGCTGGACCTGAAGGGGAAG GTTCTGATCTGTCGGAATTACCGTGGAGATGTGGACATGTCAGAGGTGGAACATTTTATGCCAATCCTtatggaaaaggaagaagaggggACGCTTTCTCCTATCTTAGCACATGGAGGAGTTCGTTTCATGTGGATTAAACATAACAACCTGTATC TTGTTGCAACTTCTAAGAAAAATGCTTGTGTATCACtggtgttttcatttttatataaagTAGTTCAG gttttttctgaatatttcaaGGAGTTGGAAGAAGAGAGCATTAGGGataattttgttattatttatgAGTTGTTAGATGAGCTTATGGATTTTGGTTATCCACAAACCACTGATAGTAAAATTTTACAAGA GTACATCACTCAGGAAGGCCACAAACTTGAAACTGGAGCCCCACGCCCGCCTGCCACTGTTACAAATGCTGTTTCATGGAGATCAGAAGGgataaaatacaggaaaaacGAGGTGTTCCTGGATGTCATAGAGTCTGTTAACCTTTTG GTCAGTGCCAACGGAAATGTGTTACGGAGTGAGATAGTTGGATCCATTAAAATGAGAGTTTTCCTCTCAGGAATGCCAGAGCTGCGCCTTGGGTTGAATGACAAAGTTCTCTTTGATAACACAGGCC GTGGGAAAAGTAAATCAGTGGAGCTGGAAGATGTGAAGTTCCACCAGTGTGTTCGTCTCTCTCGCTTCGAAAACGACAGGACAATCTCCTTCATTCCACCTGATGGAGAGTTTGAGCTCATGTCATATCGCCTCAATACCCAC GTAAAGCCCCTGATCTGGATTGAGTCTGTGATTGAGAAACATTCCCACAGCCGCATCGAGTACATGATCAAG gCAAAGAGTCAATTTAAGCGTAGATCAACTGCCAACAATGTGGAGATTCACATCCCAGTTCCAAATGATGCCGATTCGCCAAAGTTTAAAACCACTGTTGGAAGTGTCAAATGGGTTCCAGAGAACAGTGAAATTGTCTGGTCCATTAAATCTTTTCCA GGTGGAAAAGAATACCTGATGAGAGCTCACTTTGGACTACCAAGTGTTGAAGCTGAAGACAAGGAAGGAAAACCTCCCATCAGTGTAAAGTTTGAGATTCCCTATTTCACCACTTCAGGAATCCAG GTTCGTTACTTAAAGATAATTGAGAAGAGTGGCTACCAGGCCTTGCCCTGGGTCCGGTACATCACCCAGAATGGAG ACTACCAGCTCCGAACACAGTAA
- the FAM32A gene encoding protein FAM32A yields the protein MADYEAVQRGPLRLKGSGGALGAGKRKKKKAKDKAQMLEQIVSSKKQEEEKKRGLDKRTPAQVAYEKMQEKRQMERILKKASKTHKQRVEDFNRHLDTLTEHYDIPKVSWTK from the exons ATGGCGGACTACGAGGCAGTGCAGCGCGGTCCGCTGCGGCTGaagggcagcggcggggccctGGGGGCCGGCAAGCG gaagaagaagaaggcgAAAGACAAGGCCCAGATGCTGGAGCAGATCGTGAGCAGCaagaagcaggaggaggagaagaagcgCGGGCTGGACAAGCGGACCCCGGCGCAGGTGGCCTACGAGAAGATGCAGGAGAAGCGG CAAATGGAACGGATCCTGAAGAAAGCGTCGAAAACCCACAAGCAGCGAGTGGAG GACTTCAACAGGCACTTGGATACTCTGACTGAGCATTACGACATTCCCAAAGTCAGCTGGACTAAATGA